One Brassica napus cultivar Da-Ae chromosome C2, Da-Ae, whole genome shotgun sequence DNA window includes the following coding sequences:
- the LOC106449422 gene encoding GDT1-like protein 3 isoform X4: MSLNEATQGTSLMRQLSKHECFIFLSTISAQESGVDKESEGSDKELGRRGMIGTERIGLDAGDSLGALGLNLESTWPGVFDAMFSSFSMILVTEIGDETFIIAALMAMRHPKATILYGALSALFVMTNF, encoded by the exons ATGTCTCTTAATGAAGCCACGCAAGGGACGTCTCTTATGAGACAGCTGTCCAAACATGAGTGCTTCATCTTCCTTTCCACCATCTCTGCGCAG GAATCTGGGGTTGACAAGGAATCGGAAGGATCTGATAAAGAGCTTGGCCGTCGTGGAATG ATTGGGACTGAACGAATTGGACTTGATGCTGGTGACAGTCTTGGTGCTCTTGGTTTGAACCTCGAATCCACTTGGCCTGGTGTATTTGATGCTATGTTTTCGAGTTTCTCCATGATTCTTGTGACAGAG attggCGATGAAACTTTTATAATAGCGGCACTGATGGCTATGCGACACCCCAAAGCTACTATTTTGTATGGTGCACTTTCAGCTTTGTTTGTTATGACT AACTTTTAA
- the LOC106449422 gene encoding GDT1-like protein 3 isoform X3 codes for MSLNEATQGTSLMRQLSKHECFIFLSTISAQESGVDKESEGSDKELGRRGMIGTERIGLDAGDSLGALGLNLESTWPGVFDAMFSSFSMILVTEIGDETFIIAALMAMRHPKATILYGALSALFVMTKDQ; via the exons ATGTCTCTTAATGAAGCCACGCAAGGGACGTCTCTTATGAGACAGCTGTCCAAACATGAGTGCTTCATCTTCCTTTCCACCATCTCTGCGCAG GAATCTGGGGTTGACAAGGAATCGGAAGGATCTGATAAAGAGCTTGGCCGTCGTGGAATG ATTGGGACTGAACGAATTGGACTTGATGCTGGTGACAGTCTTGGTGCTCTTGGTTTGAACCTCGAATCCACTTGGCCTGGTGTATTTGATGCTATGTTTTCGAGTTTCTCCATGATTCTTGTGACAGAG attggCGATGAAACTTTTATAATAGCGGCACTGATGGCTATGCGACACCCCAAAGCTACTATTTTGTATGGTGCACTTTCAGCTTTGTTTGTTATGACT
- the LOC106449422 gene encoding GDT1-like protein 3 isoform X2, with protein sequence MSLNEATQGTSLMRQLSKHECFIFLSTISAQESGVDKESEGSDKELGRRGMIGTERIGLDAGDSLGALGLNLESTWPGVFDAMFSSFSMILVTEIGDETFIIAALMAMRHPKATILYGALSALFVMTDVDESVF encoded by the exons ATGTCTCTTAATGAAGCCACGCAAGGGACGTCTCTTATGAGACAGCTGTCCAAACATGAGTGCTTCATCTTCCTTTCCACCATCTCTGCGCAG GAATCTGGGGTTGACAAGGAATCGGAAGGATCTGATAAAGAGCTTGGCCGTCGTGGAATG ATTGGGACTGAACGAATTGGACTTGATGCTGGTGACAGTCTTGGTGCTCTTGGTTTGAACCTCGAATCCACTTGGCCTGGTGTATTTGATGCTATGTTTTCGAGTTTCTCCATGATTCTTGTGACAGAG attggCGATGAAACTTTTATAATAGCGGCACTGATGGCTATGCGACACCCCAAAGCTACTATTTTGTATGGTGCACTTTCAGCTTTGTTTGTTATGACT
- the LOC106449422 gene encoding GDT1-like protein 3 isoform X1: MSLNEATQGTSLMRQLSKHECFIFLSTISAQESGVDKESEGSDKELGRRGMIGTERIGLDAGDSLGALGLNLESTWPGVFDAMFSSFSMILVTEIGDETFIIAALMAMRHPKATILYGALSALFVMTDVDESVFW, from the exons ATGTCTCTTAATGAAGCCACGCAAGGGACGTCTCTTATGAGACAGCTGTCCAAACATGAGTGCTTCATCTTCCTTTCCACCATCTCTGCGCAG GAATCTGGGGTTGACAAGGAATCGGAAGGATCTGATAAAGAGCTTGGCCGTCGTGGAATG ATTGGGACTGAACGAATTGGACTTGATGCTGGTGACAGTCTTGGTGCTCTTGGTTTGAACCTCGAATCCACTTGGCCTGGTGTATTTGATGCTATGTTTTCGAGTTTCTCCATGATTCTTGTGACAGAG attggCGATGAAACTTTTATAATAGCGGCACTGATGGCTATGCGACACCCCAAAGCTACTATTTTGTATGGTGCACTTTCAGCTTTGTTTGTTATGACT
- the LOC106449422 gene encoding GDT1-like protein 3 isoform X7 encodes MSASSSFPPSLRRNLGLTRNRKDLIKSLAVVECLGALGLNLESTWPGVFDAMFSSFSMILVTEIGDETFIIAALMAMRHPKATILYGALSALFVMTKDQ; translated from the exons ATGAGTGCTTCATCTTCCTTTCCACCATCTCTGCGCAG GAATCTGGGGTTGACAAGGAATCGGAAGGATCTGATAAAGAGCTTGGCCGTCGTGGAATG TCTTGGTGCTCTTGGTTTGAACCTCGAATCCACTTGGCCTGGTGTATTTGATGCTATGTTTTCGAGTTTCTCCATGATTCTTGTGACAGAG attggCGATGAAACTTTTATAATAGCGGCACTGATGGCTATGCGACACCCCAAAGCTACTATTTTGTATGGTGCACTTTCAGCTTTGTTTGTTATGACT
- the LOC106449422 gene encoding GDT1-like protein 3 isoform X6 yields the protein MSASSSFPPSLRRNLGLTRNRKDLIKSLAVVECLGALGLNLESTWPGVFDAMFSSFSMILVTEIGDETFIIAALMAMRHPKATILYGALSALFVMTDVDESVF from the exons ATGAGTGCTTCATCTTCCTTTCCACCATCTCTGCGCAG GAATCTGGGGTTGACAAGGAATCGGAAGGATCTGATAAAGAGCTTGGCCGTCGTGGAATG TCTTGGTGCTCTTGGTTTGAACCTCGAATCCACTTGGCCTGGTGTATTTGATGCTATGTTTTCGAGTTTCTCCATGATTCTTGTGACAGAG attggCGATGAAACTTTTATAATAGCGGCACTGATGGCTATGCGACACCCCAAAGCTACTATTTTGTATGGTGCACTTTCAGCTTTGTTTGTTATGACT
- the LOC106449422 gene encoding GDT1-like protein 3 isoform X5: MSASSSFPPSLRRNLGLTRNRKDLIKSLAVVECLGALGLNLESTWPGVFDAMFSSFSMILVTEIGDETFIIAALMAMRHPKATILYGALSALFVMTDVDESVFW; the protein is encoded by the exons ATGAGTGCTTCATCTTCCTTTCCACCATCTCTGCGCAG GAATCTGGGGTTGACAAGGAATCGGAAGGATCTGATAAAGAGCTTGGCCGTCGTGGAATG TCTTGGTGCTCTTGGTTTGAACCTCGAATCCACTTGGCCTGGTGTATTTGATGCTATGTTTTCGAGTTTCTCCATGATTCTTGTGACAGAG attggCGATGAAACTTTTATAATAGCGGCACTGATGGCTATGCGACACCCCAAAGCTACTATTTTGTATGGTGCACTTTCAGCTTTGTTTGTTATGACT
- the LOC125581966 gene encoding dehydrogenase/reductase SDR family member FEY-like isoform X1, which produces MKSPSRMSDETASTKKKKEKESLGWMEWIRGWSSVFGEILFQRITASHYLNPLPLPPVNGLPCIVTGSTSGIGRETARQLAEAGAHVVMDVRNTKAAQELIQQWQNEWSGKGLPLNVEVDTRNLNQNIATEKKYQRAH; this is translated from the exons ATGAAATCACCGTCAAG GATGAGTGACGAAACAGCgtcgacgaagaagaagaaggagaaggagagttTGGGATGGATGGAGTGGATAAGAGGATGGAGTAGCGTTTTCGGGGAGATTCTCTTCCAAAGGATCACCGCCTCTCATTACCTCAATCCTCTCCCTCTTCCTCCCGTCAACGGCCTCCCTTGCATTGTCACTGGCTCCACCAGCGGCATTGGCCGTGAGACCGCTAG GCAGCTTGCGGAGGCTGGTGCACATGTTGTGATGGATGTGAGGAACACGAAGGCAGCTCAGGAGCTAATTCAGCAATGGCAGAATGAGTGGTCTGGCAAAGGTCTCCCACTTAATGTCGAG GTTGATACAAGAAACTTGAATCAGAACATTGCTACAGAAAAGAAGTATCAAAGAGCCCACTAG
- the LOC125581966 gene encoding dehydrogenase/reductase SDR family member FEY-like isoform X3, which yields MKSPSRMSDETASTKKKKEKESLGWMEWIRGWSSVFGEILFQRITASHYLNPLPLPPVNGLPCIVTGSTSGIGRETARLGIVLVPLLLCSQAACGGWCTCCDGCEEHEGSSGANSAMAE from the exons ATGAAATCACCGTCAAG GATGAGTGACGAAACAGCgtcgacgaagaagaagaaggagaaggagagttTGGGATGGATGGAGTGGATAAGAGGATGGAGTAGCGTTTTCGGGGAGATTCTCTTCCAAAGGATCACCGCCTCTCATTACCTCAATCCTCTCCCTCTTCCTCCCGTCAACGGCCTCCCTTGCATTGTCACTGGCTCCACCAGCGGCATTGGCCGTGAGACCGCTAG ATTGGGGATTGTTCTGGTGCCTTTGCTTCTTTGTTCGCAGGCAGCTTGCGGAGGCTGGTGCACATGTTGTGATGGATGTGAGGAACACGAAGGCAGCTCAGGAGCTAATTCAGCAATGGCAGAATGA
- the LOC125581966 gene encoding dehydrogenase/reductase SDR family member FEY-like isoform X2: MKSPSRMSDETASTKKKKEKESLGWMEWIRGWSSVFGEILFQRITASHYLNPLPLPPVNGLPCIVTGSTSGIGRETARQLAEAGAHVVMDVRNTKAAQELIQQWQNEWSGKGLPLNVEQTRLHVLYKPM; this comes from the exons ATGAAATCACCGTCAAG GATGAGTGACGAAACAGCgtcgacgaagaagaagaaggagaaggagagttTGGGATGGATGGAGTGGATAAGAGGATGGAGTAGCGTTTTCGGGGAGATTCTCTTCCAAAGGATCACCGCCTCTCATTACCTCAATCCTCTCCCTCTTCCTCCCGTCAACGGCCTCCCTTGCATTGTCACTGGCTCCACCAGCGGCATTGGCCGTGAGACCGCTAG GCAGCTTGCGGAGGCTGGTGCACATGTTGTGATGGATGTGAGGAACACGAAGGCAGCTCAGGAGCTAATTCAGCAATGGCAGAATGAGTGGTCTGGCAAAGGTCTCCCACTTAATGTCGAG CAAACACGTTTACATGTACTATATAAACCCATGTAA